Proteins from a genomic interval of Balaenoptera musculus isolate JJ_BM4_2016_0621 chromosome 16, mBalMus1.pri.v3, whole genome shotgun sequence:
- the NOLC1 gene encoding nucleolar and coiled-body phosphoprotein 1, whose product MADAGLRRVVPSDLYPLVLGFLRDNQLSDVANKFAKATGATQQDANASSLLDIYSFWLKSTKAPKRKLQANGPVTKKAKKKTSSSDSSEDSSEEEEAQGPPAKKAAVPAKRASLLQHPGKAAVKASESSSSSEESSDDEEEDKKKKPVQKGVKPQAKTVKAPPKKAKSSDSDSDSSSEDEVPKNQKPKTTPVAAKAQAKAPAKPGTPARPAAKVVNGKAAGSNSSSSSSSSSSDDDSEEEKAAAVSKKTVPKKQVVAKAPVKAAAAPAQKSSSSEDSSSEEEEEEEQKKKPMKKKPGPYSSVPPPSVPPPKKSLGIQAPKKAAERQQPVESSEDSSDESDSSAEEEKRPPAKAGISKATTKPAPAKKAAESSSDSSDSDSSEDEAPAKPASTTKNSSGKPAATPKQSAVKPATTPKQPAASGQKPLTRKADSTSSEEESSSSEEEKTKKNVATPKSKVMAKAAPSLPAKQASQGGGDSSSDSDSSSSEEDEEEKTPKPPAKKKPQKAGGTVAPSKPASVKKAKAESSSTSSSEDSSEEEEEEKPKGKGTPRPQTPKANGTSALTAQNGKADKDSNEEEEGKKKAAVAVAKPGSGKKWKQNEAAKEAETPPAKKIKPQTPNTFPKRKKGERRGSSPFRRIREEEIKVDARVADNSFDAKRGATGDWGERANQVLKFTKGKSFRHEKTKKKRGSYRGGSISVQVNSVKFDSE is encoded by the exons ATGGCGGACGCCGGCTTGCGCCGCGTGGTTCCCAGCGATCTGTATCCCCTCGTGCTCGGCTTTCTGCGCGATAACCAGCTCTCGGACGTGGCCAATAAGTTCGCCAAGGCAACAGGCGCT ACCCAGCAGGATGCCAACGCCTCTTCCCTCTTGGACATCTATAGTTTCTGGCTCAA GTCCACCAAGGCCCCAAAGCGGAAGTTACAGGCAAATGGACCAGTGACTAAGAAGGCTAAGAAGAAGACTTCATCCAGTGACAGCAGTGAGGACAGCAGCGAGGAGGAAGAAGCCCAGGGGCCTCCTGCTAAGAAAGCTG CTGTACCTGCCAAGCGAGCCAGTCTGCTTCAGCATCCTGGAAAGGCTGCAGTCAAGGCATCagagagcagcagcagcagtgaagAATCCAGTGATGATGAGGaagaggacaaaaagaaaaagcctgtCCAG AAGGGAGTTAAACCCCAAGCCAAGACAGTCAAAGCTCCTCCTAAGAAGGCCAAGAGCTCTGATTCTGATTCTGACTCAAGCTCAGAGGATGAGGTGCCAAAGAACCAGAAGCCAAAGACAACACCCGTGGCAGCTAAAGCTCAGGCTAAAGCCCCAGCCAAACCAG gtaCACCAGCTCGGCCAGCAGCTAAAGTAGTCAACGGCAAAGCAGCTGGTAgtaatagcagcagcagcagtagcagcagcagcagtgatgATGACtcagaggaggagaaggcagcAGCCGTATCTAAGAAG ACTGTACCTAAAAAGCAAGTTGTGGCCAAGGCCCCAGTGAAAGCAGCTGCCGCTCCTGCCCAAAAGAGTTCCAGCAGTGAGGACTCCtccagtgaggaggaggaggaggaagagcagaagaaaaaaccCATGAAGAAAAAACCAG GTCCCTATAGTTCAGTTCCCCCGCCTTCTGTTCCCCCACCCAAGAAGTCCCTGGGAATTCAGGCTCCCAAGAAAGCTGCAGAGAGGCAGCAGCCTGTGGAGAGCAGTGAGGACAGCAGCGACGAGTCTG ATTCAAGtgctgaggaagaaaagagaccCCCAGCTAAGGCAGGCATCTCCAAAGCAACTACTAAACCAGCTCCAGCAAAGAAGGCAGCAGAGAGCTCTTCAGACAGCTCAG ACTCCGACAGTTCTGAGGATGAAGCTCCTGCTAAGCCAGCCAGTACCACCAAGAATTCCTCAGGTAAGCCAGCTGCCACTCCCAAGCAGTCTGCGGTTAAGCCGGCTACAACTCCCAAGCAGCCTGCAGCCAGTGGCCAGAAGCCTCTGACCAGAAAGGCTGATAGCACCTCCAGTGAGGAGGAGAGCAGTTCTAGTGAGGaggagaagacaaagaagaatgTAGCCACCCCTAAGTCCAAGGTGATGGCCAAAGCAGCTCCGTCTTTGCCTGCCAAGCAGGCCTCTCAGGGTGGTGGGGACAGCAGCTCTGATTCAGACAGCTCCAGCAGCGAGGAAGACGAGGAAGAGAAGACGCCTAAACCCCCAGCCAAAAAGAAGCCACAGAAGGCAGGGGGAACTGTAGCCCCTTCCAAACCAGCCTCTGTGAAGAAAGCAAAGGCCGAGAGCAGCAGCACTTCTTCCTCTGAGGACTccagtgaggaggaggaagaggagaagcccAAGGGCAAGGGCACTCCAAGACCACAAACCCCCAAGGCCAATGGCACCTCTGCACTGACTGCCCAGAATGGAAAAGCAGACAAGGACAGcaacgaggaggaggagggcaagaAAAAGGCAGCAGTGGCAGTTGCTAAGCCAG gTTCAGGAAAGAAGTGGAAGCAGAATGAGGCTGCTAAGGAGGCAGAGACTCCTCCAGCCAAGAAGATAAAGCCCCAGACCCCCAACACATTTCctaaaaggaagaaa GGAGAACGAAGGGGATCCTCCCCATTCCGAAGGATCAGGGAGGAGGAGATCAAGGTGGATGCCCGAGTGGCAGACAATTCCTTTGACGCCaag CGGGGTGCAACTGGAGACTGGGGGGAGCGAGCCAATCAAGTTCTGAAGTTCACCAAAGGCAAATCCTTCCGGCATGAGAAAACCAAGAAGAAGCGGGGCAGCTACCGGGGAGGCTCCATCTCTGTCCAAGTCAATTCTGTTAAGTTTGACAGCGAGTGA